A genomic region of Gemmata massiliana contains the following coding sequences:
- a CDS encoding WD40 repeat domain-containing protein: MFVWQAHKGKVRAIAFSPDGTALVTASGSARSVSLWNPLTGELIRKLDLGVRDRDAQSVAFAPDAPLLAVGMSGSVRVWDTVNWNELAILIGRDRKGSDGFYELAFGRGPNPRLAAGTASRVSVWNDSGRSFATALRAPDVEFAIANVPCLDFSPDGSLLATNVLARAELWDPATGKLVRPVPHTHSTHHGPIKFSPDGTRLAVGYRKLVSIYPLSQEGGAQVTCTGHTKLVWSACWSADGRTLLTASGDGTARLWEPTSGAELKMFEWGVGEIRTAAFSTDGLLGAVGGTDGKVVVWDIDV, translated from the coding sequence ATGTTCGTGTGGCAGGCACACAAGGGGAAAGTTCGGGCGATTGCATTCAGCCCGGACGGAACCGCGCTCGTTACTGCAAGTGGGAGCGCGCGCTCCGTATCGTTATGGAACCCGCTCACCGGTGAGTTGATCCGCAAACTCGATCTCGGGGTTCGGGACCGCGACGCGCAGTCGGTCGCGTTCGCGCCCGACGCACCGTTACTCGCGGTGGGCATGTCCGGTTCGGTTCGCGTGTGGGATACGGTGAACTGGAACGAACTCGCTATTCTCATTGGCCGAGATCGCAAGGGGAGCGACGGGTTCTATGAACTGGCGTTCGGACGCGGGCCTAACCCGCGGCTCGCCGCAGGGACCGCGAGCCGCGTATCGGTTTGGAACGATTCGGGCCGGTCGTTTGCTACAGCTTTGCGAGCGCCGGATGTGGAGTTTGCGATCGCTAATGTGCCGTGCTTGGATTTCTCCCCGGACGGCTCACTGTTAGCAACGAATGTCCTCGCGCGCGCCGAATTGTGGGATCCGGCGACGGGAAAGTTGGTCCGCCCGGTTCCGCACACGCACTCCACCCATCACGGGCCGATCAAATTTTCTCCGGACGGCACACGGCTCGCCGTTGGGTACCGAAAACTCGTTTCGATCTATCCGTTATCGCAAGAGGGTGGGGCACAGGTTACTTGCACCGGGCACACGAAACTGGTGTGGTCCGCGTGCTGGTCGGCCGACGGGCGTACCCTTCTCACCGCGTCCGGGGACGGCACCGCGCGGTTGTGGGAGCCGACTTCGGGCGCGGAACTGAAAATGTTCGAGTGGGGCGTCGGCGAGATCCGCACGGCCGCGTTCAGTACAGACGGGTTGCTGGGCGCGGTGGGCGGCACCGACGGGAAGGTCGTGGTCTGGGACATAGATGTGTAG
- a CDS encoding glycerophosphodiester phosphodiesterase family protein, with protein MRWICALVMGSCAAFASAADQPKVLLPYTKPTLIAHRGASADAPEHTIAAYELALKHGADFVEPDLQLTKDGVLVCLHDTTLERTTDVAKAYPDRAKEVNGRKTWPVAEFTWAEIQKLDAGSWKGAKFAGARVVTFQQMIDTVKGKAGIIPETKAPEVYGKLGLNMEKAVMEVLKANKLDTPGADPKTPVIVQSFSAASLKVLRKDHGCKLPLVYLLGAGETSKDDLKRAKEFADGIAPNKALVLARPGLVADAHELGMSVTVWTFRSGQTGKFKSVREEMAHFLKELKVDAVFTDNPDQFPKE; from the coding sequence ATGCGTTGGATTTGTGCTCTGGTTATGGGTTCGTGCGCCGCTTTCGCGAGTGCGGCCGATCAACCCAAAGTCCTGCTGCCGTACACGAAGCCGACGCTGATTGCCCACCGCGGCGCGTCCGCGGACGCCCCCGAACACACGATCGCCGCCTACGAGCTGGCGCTCAAGCACGGGGCCGACTTCGTGGAACCGGACCTGCAATTGACCAAAGACGGCGTACTCGTGTGCCTGCACGATACGACCCTGGAACGGACGACGGACGTTGCCAAGGCGTACCCGGACCGCGCAAAAGAAGTAAACGGCCGGAAGACGTGGCCGGTGGCCGAGTTCACGTGGGCCGAGATTCAGAAACTCGACGCCGGCTCGTGGAAGGGCGCCAAATTCGCCGGGGCACGCGTGGTGACGTTCCAACAAATGATCGACACCGTAAAAGGCAAGGCCGGCATCATTCCGGAAACCAAAGCCCCCGAGGTGTACGGAAAGCTCGGACTGAATATGGAAAAGGCAGTCATGGAAGTGCTGAAAGCGAACAAGCTCGATACGCCCGGCGCGGACCCGAAGACCCCGGTCATCGTTCAGTCGTTCAGCGCGGCGAGCCTGAAAGTGTTGCGAAAAGACCACGGGTGCAAACTGCCGCTGGTATACCTCTTGGGGGCCGGCGAAACGTCCAAAGACGACCTGAAGCGCGCCAAAGAGTTCGCCGACGGGATCGCGCCGAATAAGGCGCTGGTACTGGCCCGGCCGGGTCTGGTGGCGGACGCACACGAGCTGGGCATGAGCGTGACCGTCTGGACGTTCCGCTCGGGTCAGACCGGGAAGTTCAAGTCCGTGCGCGAGGAGATGGCCCACTTCCTGAAGGAACTGAAAGTGGACGCTGTGTTCACCGACAACCCCGACCAGTTCCCAAAGGAGTAA